From Brevibacillus marinus, a single genomic window includes:
- the purE gene encoding 5-(carboxyamino)imidazole ribonucleotide mutase, with protein sequence MRNPLVGVIMGSTSDWETMREACAVLDELQVPYEKKVVSAHRTPDLMFAYAETAQTRGLEVIIAGAGGAAHLPGMVAAKTVLPVIGVPVKSSALNGLDSLLSIVQMPGGVPVATVAIGRAGAINAGLLAAQILGIKYADIQERFAARREAIRQRVLEGSDLP encoded by the coding sequence GTGCGCAACCCCCTGGTCGGTGTGATTATGGGCAGTACCTCGGATTGGGAAACGATGCGGGAGGCTTGTGCCGTCCTGGACGAACTGCAGGTGCCCTATGAAAAGAAAGTGGTTTCCGCGCATCGCACACCTGATCTGATGTTTGCATATGCGGAAACGGCGCAAACGAGAGGGCTGGAGGTGATCATCGCCGGCGCGGGCGGCGCCGCTCATCTGCCGGGGATGGTGGCTGCCAAGACGGTGCTTCCGGTGATCGGCGTTCCCGTCAAATCCTCCGCGCTCAACGGACTTGATTCGCTGCTTTCGATTGTCCAGATGCCCGGCGGCGTACCGGTCGCGACGGTGGCGATCGGCAGAGCGGGGGCGATCAATGCGGGCCTGCTCGCGGCGCAGATCCTCGGCATCAAGTATGCGGACATTCAGGAACGGTTTGCGGCAAGACGGGAAGCGATACGACAACGCGTGTTGGAAGGCAGTGACTTACCGTGA
- a CDS encoding CocE/NonD family hydrolase — translation MVFNVRDSARLIKREFPRQVREIEHVWIPMSDGTRLAARIWLPVDAEENPVPAILEYIPYRKNDFTALRDSIRHPYFAGHGYASVRVDMRGSGDSDGILYDEYLPQEQEDAVEVINWIASQPWCTGAVGMIGKSWGGFNGLQVAARRPPALKAIITLCSTDDRYAEDVHYVGGCLLASDMLWWASTMLVYNGRPPDPRIVGDEWRKTWLERLEKTPPFVETWVKHQRRDDYWKQGSVCENYADINIPVFAVGGWADGYTNAVLRLLAGLPGPRKGLIGPWAHEYPEVAVPGPAIGFLQECLRWWDYWLKGIDTGIMEEPMLRAWLQESAPPSVHFRDNPGRWVAETTWPSPNIKPTDLWLGNQRLEQAPGAEQEIVVPSVQAHGLYAGVFCPFGQPGDLAADQRLENGLAVCFTSDPLEETMEILGFPEVTVELTSDRPNALLAVRLCDVAPDGAVTLVSWGMLNLTHRESHEHPTPLTPGERYVVTVRLNAIGYSLPAGHRWQVALSPTYWPHAWPSPEPVTLRVYTGANTRLRLPVRPPQPADDELPAFQMPETAPVMEREILREESRKREVQHDLIEGVWRLIDVSDEGARRLLPNGIEYGSVNRNIYTIQEGNPLSAHVRCEWTLNVGRGDWQTRLESVSTMSSDAAQFFITNELVAYEGEEQVFRKTWKHVIPRDHV, via the coding sequence ATGGTTTTTAATGTTCGCGATTCTGCTCGCTTGATCAAACGCGAGTTTCCCAGACAAGTCCGCGAAATTGAACACGTCTGGATTCCGATGTCGGATGGAACGCGTTTGGCTGCGCGCATCTGGCTGCCGGTGGATGCCGAAGAAAATCCAGTACCGGCGATTTTGGAATACATTCCGTACCGGAAGAACGATTTCACTGCGCTGCGCGACTCGATTCGCCATCCCTATTTTGCCGGACACGGGTATGCCAGCGTCCGCGTTGACATGCGGGGAAGCGGCGATTCGGACGGCATCTTGTACGACGAATACCTGCCGCAGGAGCAAGAGGATGCGGTGGAAGTGATCAACTGGATCGCGTCCCAGCCTTGGTGCACCGGTGCGGTGGGGATGATCGGCAAATCCTGGGGCGGTTTTAACGGACTGCAGGTGGCGGCGCGGCGCCCGCCGGCGCTCAAGGCGATCATCACGCTATGTTCCACGGATGATCGCTACGCTGAAGATGTTCACTATGTGGGCGGTTGTTTGTTGGCCTCCGACATGCTCTGGTGGGCGTCGACGATGCTGGTCTACAACGGCAGACCGCCGGATCCGCGAATCGTCGGCGACGAGTGGCGCAAAACCTGGCTGGAGCGGTTGGAAAAGACGCCGCCTTTTGTGGAGACGTGGGTAAAGCATCAGCGGCGGGATGACTATTGGAAACAGGGTTCCGTCTGTGAGAACTACGCGGACATCAACATTCCGGTGTTTGCCGTGGGCGGTTGGGCCGATGGGTATACCAATGCCGTGTTGCGCCTGCTGGCGGGGCTGCCCGGACCGCGCAAGGGACTGATCGGTCCGTGGGCCCATGAATATCCGGAGGTGGCAGTGCCGGGGCCGGCGATCGGTTTCCTGCAAGAATGCCTGCGGTGGTGGGACTACTGGTTGAAAGGGATTGACACCGGCATCATGGAGGAACCGATGCTGCGAGCCTGGCTGCAGGAGAGCGCGCCGCCGAGCGTTCATTTTCGGGACAATCCGGGCCGGTGGGTCGCGGAAACGACGTGGCCGTCGCCCAACATCAAACCGACCGATCTCTGGCTTGGCAACCAGCGTTTGGAGCAGGCGCCGGGAGCGGAACAGGAGATCGTCGTTCCCAGTGTGCAGGCCCACGGGCTGTATGCGGGTGTCTTTTGTCCGTTTGGCCAACCAGGCGACTTGGCGGCGGATCAGCGCCTGGAAAACGGGCTGGCGGTCTGCTTCACTTCAGATCCGCTGGAAGAGACGATGGAGATTTTGGGCTTTCCGGAAGTAACGGTTGAACTGACGTCTGACCGTCCCAACGCCCTGCTCGCCGTTCGCCTGTGCGACGTCGCGCCGGACGGGGCTGTCACGTTGGTCAGCTGGGGGATGCTCAATCTCACCCATCGGGAGAGCCACGAGCATCCGACGCCGTTGACGCCGGGTGAACGCTACGTGGTGACGGTGCGTCTGAACGCCATCGGGTACAGCTTGCCGGCTGGCCATCGTTGGCAAGTGGCCCTCTCTCCCACCTACTGGCCGCACGCCTGGCCATCGCCTGAGCCGGTTACGCTGCGGGTGTATACCGGGGCCAACACGCGGTTGAGATTGCCGGTGCGTCCGCCTCAGCCAGCGGACGATGAACTGCCGGCGTTTCAGATGCCGGAGACGGCCCCTGTCATGGAGCGGGAAATTCTGCGCGAGGAAAGCCGTAAGCGGGAGGTGCAGCACGATCTCATCGAAGGGGTCTGGCGGCTGATTGATGTGTCCGACGAAGGGGCACGTCGGCTGCTGCCCAACGGCATCGAGTACGGCAGTGTGAACCGAAACATCTATACGATCCAAGAGGGAAATCCCTTGTCCGCTCATGTGCGTTGCGAATGGACGTTGAACGTGGGGCGCGGGGACTGGCAGACGCGCCTGGAAAGTGTCAGCACGATGTCGTCTGACGCTGCGCAGTTTTTCATCACGAACGAGTTGGTGGCGTATGAAGGGGAGGAACAGGTTTTTCGCAAAACCTGGAAGCACGTCATTCCCCGTGACCATGTCTAG
- the purK gene encoding 5-(carboxyamino)imidazole ribonucleotide synthase, which produces MKIQREENRRENVIRPGATIGLLGGGQLGRMIALAGRAMGYRFVTMDPTEDSPSGQVSDQQVVAAFDDVAGARRLAELCDVITYEFENVDADVAHTLESRSYVPQGSRLLRITQHRIREKTTIQSLGIPVAPFRAVASAAELRQAVSELGLPAVLKTATGGYDGKGQRVLRTAAECEEAFAALAGGGTELIVEAFVPFVKELSVIAARNPAGEIAVFPAAENVHVDNILHLSIVPARAAADVLRKAEQIARRIAEQLNVIGLIAVEMFLTADGELYVNELAPRPHNSGHYTIDATVCSQFEQHVRAICNLPLGSTRLLSPVVMVNILGEHLQPVLAMVDSLPPTCKLHLYGKRESKPKRKMGHLNVVADTTEQALAIIDELGIWGKVEV; this is translated from the coding sequence GTGAAGATACAGCGTGAGGAAAACAGGCGCGAGAACGTCATCAGACCAGGGGCGACGATTGGCCTGCTTGGCGGCGGGCAGCTGGGGCGGATGATCGCCTTGGCCGGGCGGGCCATGGGCTACCGCTTTGTGACGATGGACCCGACGGAGGATTCACCCAGCGGCCAAGTGTCCGATCAGCAGGTGGTGGCCGCTTTCGACGACGTGGCAGGGGCGCGCAGGTTGGCGGAGTTGTGCGACGTGATCACCTACGAATTTGAAAACGTCGACGCCGATGTGGCGCACACCTTGGAAAGCCGTTCCTACGTGCCGCAGGGCAGCCGCCTGCTGCGCATTACCCAGCACCGGATCCGCGAAAAGACGACCATTCAGTCGCTCGGCATTCCCGTTGCTCCCTTTCGCGCTGTGGCCAGCGCCGCTGAACTGCGGCAGGCGGTGAGCGAGCTGGGGCTGCCCGCCGTGCTGAAGACGGCCACTGGCGGCTACGACGGCAAAGGGCAGCGGGTGCTGCGCACGGCCGCGGAGTGCGAGGAAGCGTTTGCCGCGCTCGCTGGCGGGGGGACGGAGTTGATCGTGGAAGCGTTTGTTCCGTTCGTCAAAGAGCTGTCGGTGATCGCCGCGCGAAACCCGGCGGGGGAGATCGCCGTCTTTCCGGCTGCGGAGAATGTGCACGTGGACAACATCCTGCACCTGTCGATCGTTCCTGCCCGCGCAGCGGCCGACGTTTTGCGCAAAGCGGAGCAGATTGCCCGGCGGATCGCGGAACAACTGAACGTGATTGGCCTGATTGCGGTCGAGATGTTCCTCACCGCGGACGGCGAGCTGTACGTCAATGAATTGGCGCCGCGACCGCACAACTCGGGACACTATACAATCGACGCAACGGTTTGTTCGCAGTTTGAGCAGCACGTGCGAGCGATCTGCAATCTGCCGCTCGGCTCAACCAGGCTGCTCAGCCCGGTGGTGATGGTCAACATCCTCGGCGAGCATCTGCAGCCGGTTCTCGCCATGGTGGATTCGCTTCCGCCGACGTGCAAACTGCACCTCTACGGCAAACGGGAGAGCAAACCGAAGCGGAAGATGGGGCACCTGAACGTCGTCGCCGATACGACCGAGCAGGCGCTGGCGATCATCGACGAGTTGGGAATCTGGGGAAAGGTGGAGGTATAG
- the ltrA gene encoding group II intron reverse transcriptase/maturase, translated as MDLLERVLSRDNLKAALKRVEANKGAPGVDGVSTEQLRDYLREHWATIRSQIEAGTYKPSPVRRVEIPKPDGGVRLLGIPTVVDRFIQQAILQVLTPIFDPDFSDSSFGFRPRRRAHDAVRKAQQFIQEGYQYVVDLDLEKFFDRVNHDILMSRVARRVKDKRLLKLIRAYLQSGVMINGVCVTTEEGTPQGGPLSPLLANILLDDLDKELEKRGHRFCRYADDCNIYVRTKRAGERVKVSVERYLTRVLKLKVNQQKSAVDKPCKRKFLGFSFAPGKEARIRLHPKSIIRLKERIRQWTNPHWSIPIQERIQKLNQSLMGWIGYFALAEAKTHLLRIEEWLRRRLRLCLWTQWKRVRTRYRELRSLGLSHSRAREIANTRKGAWRTTKTPHMHKALGIAYWQQQGLMSLIQRYFTLRQAW; from the coding sequence ATGGACCTGCTGGAGAGGGTCCTGTCACGGGACAACCTCAAAGCCGCCCTCAAACGGGTGGAAGCCAACAAAGGTGCTCCAGGAGTCGACGGTGTCTCAACCGAACAACTGCGCGACTACCTTCGCGAGCACTGGGCGACCATACGGTCGCAAATCGAGGCGGGAACCTATAAACCGTCTCCTGTCCGCAGGGTCGAAATCCCGAAACCTGACGGAGGAGTGCGGTTGTTGGGCATCCCTACCGTGGTGGATCGCTTCATCCAGCAGGCCATCCTGCAGGTATTGACTCCCATCTTTGACCCGGATTTCTCCGACTCCAGCTTCGGATTTCGCCCAAGACGTCGTGCCCACGACGCGGTGAGGAAGGCGCAGCAGTTCATTCAGGAAGGATACCAGTACGTGGTCGACCTTGACCTGGAGAAGTTCTTCGACCGGGTCAACCATGACATCCTGATGAGCCGGGTAGCTCGCAGAGTGAAGGACAAGCGTCTCCTGAAACTCATCCGTGCTTACCTGCAATCCGGGGTGATGATCAACGGAGTGTGCGTCACGACGGAGGAGGGAACACCGCAAGGTGGCCCCTTAAGTCCATTGCTGGCCAACATTCTGCTGGACGACTTGGACAAGGAGCTGGAGAAGAGAGGACACCGGTTCTGCCGGTATGCGGACGATTGCAACATTTATGTCCGCACAAAACGCGCGGGGGAACGGGTAAAGGTGAGTGTGGAGCGATACTTGACCAGGGTACTCAAACTCAAGGTGAACCAACAGAAAAGTGCAGTGGATAAACCGTGCAAGCGAAAGTTTCTCGGATTCAGCTTCGCTCCGGGCAAAGAAGCACGGATACGCCTGCACCCCAAATCGATCATCCGGTTGAAAGAACGGATTCGCCAATGGACCAACCCGCACTGGAGTATTCCCATACAGGAGCGAATTCAAAAACTCAACCAATCCCTCATGGGATGGATCGGGTATTTTGCGTTGGCCGAGGCGAAAACCCATCTCCTGCGAATCGAGGAATGGCTTCGCCGAAGGCTCCGGCTCTGCCTGTGGACGCAGTGGAAACGAGTCCGTACGCGTTACCGCGAACTTCGTTCGCTTGGTCTTTCCCACAGCAGAGCACGGGAAATTGCAAACACCCGCAAGGGGGCATGGCGGACGACAAAAACTCCGCACATGCACAAAGCCCTTGGCATTGCCTATTGGCAACAACAAGGGCTGATGAGTTTGATACAGCGATATTTCACACTTCGTCAAGCTTGGTGA
- the purB gene encoding adenylosuccinate lyase, with protein sequence MIERYSRPEMRAIWTEENKFKAWLEVELLACEAWAKLGVIPEEDVRKLRQQARFDLQRIYEIEEETRHDVVAFTRAVSETIPGEEKKWVHYGLTSTDVVDTALSYLLRQANEIIEQDLLDFIEVLKQKALEHKDTVMMGRTHGVHAEPTTFGLKMALWYEEMKRNLERFRAAKQRIAVGKISGAVGTYANIDPFVEQYVCEKLGLTPAPISTQTLQRDRHAEYIATLALIATSLDKFATEIRALQKSEMREVEEPFAKGQKGSSAMPHKRNPIGCENISGLARVLRGHMLSAYENVPLWHERDISHSSVERVILPDATQLINYMLRRLMNIIKNLTVFPENMKRNMDRTFGLIYSQRVLLKLIDKGLSREKAYDTVQPRAMQAWEEQRSFREIIAQDETVKSLLSEEELADCFDYRYHLKHVDTIFRRLGLL encoded by the coding sequence GTGATCGAACGATACTCGCGTCCGGAGATGAGAGCGATCTGGACGGAAGAAAACAAGTTCAAAGCATGGCTGGAAGTGGAGCTTTTGGCCTGCGAAGCCTGGGCGAAATTGGGCGTCATCCCGGAGGAAGACGTGCGCAAGCTGCGGCAGCAGGCCCGTTTTGACCTGCAGCGCATTTACGAGATCGAGGAGGAGACCCGCCATGACGTGGTCGCCTTTACGCGGGCCGTTTCCGAGACGATCCCCGGCGAGGAAAAGAAATGGGTGCACTACGGTCTCACCTCGACTGATGTGGTGGATACCGCGCTGTCTTACCTTTTGCGGCAGGCCAATGAGATCATCGAACAAGACTTGCTGGACTTCATCGAGGTGCTCAAGCAGAAGGCACTGGAGCATAAGGACACGGTGATGATGGGGCGCACCCACGGCGTTCATGCGGAACCGACCACCTTCGGCTTGAAAATGGCGCTCTGGTATGAAGAGATGAAGCGCAACCTGGAACGCTTCCGGGCAGCCAAGCAGCGGATCGCCGTGGGCAAAATCTCCGGCGCTGTCGGCACCTACGCCAACATCGACCCGTTTGTCGAACAGTACGTGTGCGAGAAACTGGGACTCACCCCGGCGCCCATCTCCACCCAGACGCTGCAGCGCGATCGGCACGCCGAGTACATCGCGACGCTGGCGCTGATCGCCACATCGCTGGACAAGTTTGCGACGGAGATCCGCGCGCTGCAGAAAAGCGAGATGCGGGAAGTGGAAGAGCCGTTCGCCAAAGGGCAAAAAGGGTCGTCAGCGATGCCGCACAAGCGCAACCCGATTGGCTGCGAAAACATTTCCGGCCTGGCCCGCGTACTGCGCGGACACATGCTTTCCGCCTATGAAAACGTGCCGCTCTGGCATGAGCGGGACATCTCCCACTCCTCCGTGGAACGCGTGATTCTCCCCGACGCGACGCAGTTGATCAACTACATGCTGCGCCGCTTGATGAACATCATCAAGAATTTGACGGTCTTTCCGGAGAACATGAAACGCAACATGGATCGCACCTTTGGCCTGATCTACTCGCAGCGGGTGCTGCTCAAGCTGATCGACAAAGGACTGAGCCGGGAAAAGGCGTACGATACGGTCCAGCCGCGGGCGATGCAGGCCTGGGAAGAACAGCGTTCGTTCCGCGAGATCATCGCCCAAGACGAGACGGTGAAGTCGCTGCTCAGCGAGGAAGAGTTGGCCGATTGCTTCGATTACCGCTATCACCTCAAGCACGTCGACACGATCTTCCGCCGCTTGGGATTGTTGTAG